The following proteins come from a genomic window of Girardinichthys multiradiatus isolate DD_20200921_A chromosome 8, DD_fGirMul_XY1, whole genome shotgun sequence:
- the LOC124872199 gene encoding GRAM domain-containing protein 2B-like isoform X6, with amino-acid sequence MLSLSDFETKFDRKKSQSNQLSKTNAQYHKLFKVVSKDELLKQSYTCALQRDMLYQGKMFVSQSWICFHSKVFGKDIKIVIPAMSVKLIKKTKTALLVPNALVIGTTDMDHVFVSFLSRNNTFKFLKSICPHLEVDKISSSPVASSCENSFRASCPASLPLDFSGDFSDLDGVVQQRRQDLMESSSSGSQTPDYDKISDISSLPDTFLNAEKTSEVSVHADIHFQSPSQKHGATLKNAQSKPPHGHTPKDTSSQPKSLHVILFIYLFLVSILVLSSCYMAFKIVALEQRLNSLLSMGELIHHENAGSQRSQVEVNAEIYGELSTNLFKLDKIQRNLRKLLEET; translated from the exons ATGCTGAGTCTAAGTGACTTTGAAACCAAGTTTGACAGGAAGAAATCCCAGAGCAACCAG ttgtCAAAGACGAACGCGCAGTACCACAAGTTATTCAAGGTAGTCTCCAAAGATGAACTGCTCAAACAGA GTTACACCTGCGCCCTGCAGAGAGACATGTTATATCAGGGCAAAATGTTTGTCTCGCAAAGCTGGATCTGTTTCCACTCCAAAGTCTTTGGCAAAGATATCAAG ATTGTCATCCCAGCGATGTCTGTGAAATTaatcaaaaaaactaaaactgcattATTGGTGCCAAACGCCCTTGTGATTGGAACTACAGACATGGAT CACGTCTTCGTATCATTTCTCTCTCGAAACAACACCTTTAAATTTCTGAAATCCATCTGCCCTCATTTAGAG GTGGATAAGATTAGCAGCAGCCCTGTGGCTTCCTCCTGTGAAAACAGCTTCAGAGCTAGCTGCCCCGCGTCGCTTCCTCTG GACTTCTCTGGAGACTTCTCTGACCTGGATGGAGTTGTGCAGCAGAGACGGCAGGACTTGATGGAGAGCAGCAGCTCAGGGTCTCAGACTCCAGATTATGACAAGATAagcg ACATTAGCAGCCTCCCAGACACTTTTCTAAATGCAGAGAAAACCAGTGAGGTTTCGGTCCACGCAGACATTCACTTCCAGAGTCCAAGCCAAAAGCACGGAGCCACCCTCAAGAATG CCCAAAGCAAGCCACCACATGGACATACACCAAAAGACACATCCTCACAGCCAAAGTCCTTACACGTCATCCTCTTCATCTATCTGTTTTT AGTCAGCATTCTTGTCTTGTCCTCCTGTTACATGGCCTTCAAGATTGTGGCTCTTGAACAGCGGTTGAACTCCTTGTTGTCGATGGGAGAACTCATTCATCACGA AAATGCTGGGAGCCAAAGGTCACAGGTTGAAGTGAACGCTGAGATCTATGGGGAGCTCTCCACTAACCTGTTCAAGTTAGATAAG ATTCAAAGAAACCTCAGGAAGCTCTTGGAGGAGACTTAA
- the LOC124872199 gene encoding GRAM domain-containing protein 2B-like isoform X1, with protein sequence MVPMSEQADAPLTPLSAPEQLPCKDSRGKSLTSSEGNNEEERRQRRRGRTPAELQLLLDPEPKPSESRKKPAAISRQKPAEPLSPMLSLSDFETKFDRKKSQSNQQLSKTNAQYHKLFKVVSKDELLKQSYTCALQRDMLYQGKMFVSQSWICFHSKVFGKDIKIVIPAMSVKLIKKTKTALLVPNALVIGTTDMDHVFVSFLSRNNTFKFLKSICPHLEVDKISSSPVASSCENSFRASCPASLPLDFSGDFSDLDGVVQQRRQDLMESSSSGSQTPDYDKISDISSLPDTFLNAEKTSEVSVHADIHFQSPSQKHGATLKNAQSKPPHGHTPKDTSSQPKSLHVILFIYLFLVSILVLSSCYMAFKIVALEQRLNSLLSMGELIHHENAGSQRSQVEVNAEIYGELSTNLFKLDKIQRNLRKLLEET encoded by the exons ATGGTCCCGATGAGCGAGCAGGCGGACGCACCTCTGACCCCGCTGTCTGCCCCAGAACAACTTCCCTGCAAAGACTCCCGGGGGAAAAGCTTAAC GTCCTCTGAGGGGAACAATGAAGAGgagaggaggcagaggaggCGTGGAAGAACACCTGCAGAACTCCAGCTCCTGCTGGACCCGGAGCCAAAACCCTCAGAGAGCAGGAAGAAACCAGCCGCCATCAG CAGACAGAAACCCGCAGAGCCGCTGTCACCAATGCTGAGTCTAAGTGACTTTGAAACCAAGTTTGACAGGAAGAAATCCCAGAGCAACCAG cagttgtCAAAGACGAACGCGCAGTACCACAAGTTATTCAAGGTAGTCTCCAAAGATGAACTGCTCAAACAGA GTTACACCTGCGCCCTGCAGAGAGACATGTTATATCAGGGCAAAATGTTTGTCTCGCAAAGCTGGATCTGTTTCCACTCCAAAGTCTTTGGCAAAGATATCAAG ATTGTCATCCCAGCGATGTCTGTGAAATTaatcaaaaaaactaaaactgcattATTGGTGCCAAACGCCCTTGTGATTGGAACTACAGACATGGAT CACGTCTTCGTATCATTTCTCTCTCGAAACAACACCTTTAAATTTCTGAAATCCATCTGCCCTCATTTAGAG GTGGATAAGATTAGCAGCAGCCCTGTGGCTTCCTCCTGTGAAAACAGCTTCAGAGCTAGCTGCCCCGCGTCGCTTCCTCTG GACTTCTCTGGAGACTTCTCTGACCTGGATGGAGTTGTGCAGCAGAGACGGCAGGACTTGATGGAGAGCAGCAGCTCAGGGTCTCAGACTCCAGATTATGACAAGATAagcg ACATTAGCAGCCTCCCAGACACTTTTCTAAATGCAGAGAAAACCAGTGAGGTTTCGGTCCACGCAGACATTCACTTCCAGAGTCCAAGCCAAAAGCACGGAGCCACCCTCAAGAATG CCCAAAGCAAGCCACCACATGGACATACACCAAAAGACACATCCTCACAGCCAAAGTCCTTACACGTCATCCTCTTCATCTATCTGTTTTT AGTCAGCATTCTTGTCTTGTCCTCCTGTTACATGGCCTTCAAGATTGTGGCTCTTGAACAGCGGTTGAACTCCTTGTTGTCGATGGGAGAACTCATTCATCACGA AAATGCTGGGAGCCAAAGGTCACAGGTTGAAGTGAACGCTGAGATCTATGGGGAGCTCTCCACTAACCTGTTCAAGTTAGATAAG ATTCAAAGAAACCTCAGGAAGCTCTTGGAGGAGACTTAA
- the LOC124872199 gene encoding GRAM domain-containing protein 2B-like isoform X5 — protein MLSLSDFETKFDRKKSQSNQQLSKTNAQYHKLFKVVSKDELLKQSYTCALQRDMLYQGKMFVSQSWICFHSKVFGKDIKIVIPAMSVKLIKKTKTALLVPNALVIGTTDMDHVFVSFLSRNNTFKFLKSICPHLEVDKISSSPVASSCENSFRASCPASLPLDFSGDFSDLDGVVQQRRQDLMESSSSGSQTPDYDKISDISSLPDTFLNAEKTSEVSVHADIHFQSPSQKHGATLKNAQSKPPHGHTPKDTSSQPKSLHVILFIYLFLVSILVLSSCYMAFKIVALEQRLNSLLSMGELIHHENAGSQRSQVEVNAEIYGELSTNLFKLDKIQRNLRKLLEET, from the exons ATGCTGAGTCTAAGTGACTTTGAAACCAAGTTTGACAGGAAGAAATCCCAGAGCAACCAG cagttgtCAAAGACGAACGCGCAGTACCACAAGTTATTCAAGGTAGTCTCCAAAGATGAACTGCTCAAACAGA GTTACACCTGCGCCCTGCAGAGAGACATGTTATATCAGGGCAAAATGTTTGTCTCGCAAAGCTGGATCTGTTTCCACTCCAAAGTCTTTGGCAAAGATATCAAG ATTGTCATCCCAGCGATGTCTGTGAAATTaatcaaaaaaactaaaactgcattATTGGTGCCAAACGCCCTTGTGATTGGAACTACAGACATGGAT CACGTCTTCGTATCATTTCTCTCTCGAAACAACACCTTTAAATTTCTGAAATCCATCTGCCCTCATTTAGAG GTGGATAAGATTAGCAGCAGCCCTGTGGCTTCCTCCTGTGAAAACAGCTTCAGAGCTAGCTGCCCCGCGTCGCTTCCTCTG GACTTCTCTGGAGACTTCTCTGACCTGGATGGAGTTGTGCAGCAGAGACGGCAGGACTTGATGGAGAGCAGCAGCTCAGGGTCTCAGACTCCAGATTATGACAAGATAagcg ACATTAGCAGCCTCCCAGACACTTTTCTAAATGCAGAGAAAACCAGTGAGGTTTCGGTCCACGCAGACATTCACTTCCAGAGTCCAAGCCAAAAGCACGGAGCCACCCTCAAGAATG CCCAAAGCAAGCCACCACATGGACATACACCAAAAGACACATCCTCACAGCCAAAGTCCTTACACGTCATCCTCTTCATCTATCTGTTTTT AGTCAGCATTCTTGTCTTGTCCTCCTGTTACATGGCCTTCAAGATTGTGGCTCTTGAACAGCGGTTGAACTCCTTGTTGTCGATGGGAGAACTCATTCATCACGA AAATGCTGGGAGCCAAAGGTCACAGGTTGAAGTGAACGCTGAGATCTATGGGGAGCTCTCCACTAACCTGTTCAAGTTAGATAAG ATTCAAAGAAACCTCAGGAAGCTCTTGGAGGAGACTTAA
- the LOC124872199 gene encoding GRAM domain-containing protein 2B-like isoform X3, whose translation MVPMSEQADAPLTPLSAPEQLPCKDSRGKSLTSSEGNNEEERRQRRRGRTPAELQLLLDPEPKPSESRKKPAAIRQKPAEPLSPMLSLSDFETKFDRKKSQSNQQLSKTNAQYHKLFKVVSKDELLKQSYTCALQRDMLYQGKMFVSQSWICFHSKVFGKDIKIVIPAMSVKLIKKTKTALLVPNALVIGTTDMDHVFVSFLSRNNTFKFLKSICPHLEVDKISSSPVASSCENSFRASCPASLPLDFSGDFSDLDGVVQQRRQDLMESSSSGSQTPDYDKISDISSLPDTFLNAEKTSEVSVHADIHFQSPSQKHGATLKNAQSKPPHGHTPKDTSSQPKSLHVILFIYLFLVSILVLSSCYMAFKIVALEQRLNSLLSMGELIHHENAGSQRSQVEVNAEIYGELSTNLFKLDKIQRNLRKLLEET comes from the exons ATGGTCCCGATGAGCGAGCAGGCGGACGCACCTCTGACCCCGCTGTCTGCCCCAGAACAACTTCCCTGCAAAGACTCCCGGGGGAAAAGCTTAAC GTCCTCTGAGGGGAACAATGAAGAGgagaggaggcagaggaggCGTGGAAGAACACCTGCAGAACTCCAGCTCCTGCTGGACCCGGAGCCAAAACCCTCAGAGAGCAGGAAGAAACCAGCCGCCATCAG ACAGAAACCCGCAGAGCCGCTGTCACCAATGCTGAGTCTAAGTGACTTTGAAACCAAGTTTGACAGGAAGAAATCCCAGAGCAACCAG cagttgtCAAAGACGAACGCGCAGTACCACAAGTTATTCAAGGTAGTCTCCAAAGATGAACTGCTCAAACAGA GTTACACCTGCGCCCTGCAGAGAGACATGTTATATCAGGGCAAAATGTTTGTCTCGCAAAGCTGGATCTGTTTCCACTCCAAAGTCTTTGGCAAAGATATCAAG ATTGTCATCCCAGCGATGTCTGTGAAATTaatcaaaaaaactaaaactgcattATTGGTGCCAAACGCCCTTGTGATTGGAACTACAGACATGGAT CACGTCTTCGTATCATTTCTCTCTCGAAACAACACCTTTAAATTTCTGAAATCCATCTGCCCTCATTTAGAG GTGGATAAGATTAGCAGCAGCCCTGTGGCTTCCTCCTGTGAAAACAGCTTCAGAGCTAGCTGCCCCGCGTCGCTTCCTCTG GACTTCTCTGGAGACTTCTCTGACCTGGATGGAGTTGTGCAGCAGAGACGGCAGGACTTGATGGAGAGCAGCAGCTCAGGGTCTCAGACTCCAGATTATGACAAGATAagcg ACATTAGCAGCCTCCCAGACACTTTTCTAAATGCAGAGAAAACCAGTGAGGTTTCGGTCCACGCAGACATTCACTTCCAGAGTCCAAGCCAAAAGCACGGAGCCACCCTCAAGAATG CCCAAAGCAAGCCACCACATGGACATACACCAAAAGACACATCCTCACAGCCAAAGTCCTTACACGTCATCCTCTTCATCTATCTGTTTTT AGTCAGCATTCTTGTCTTGTCCTCCTGTTACATGGCCTTCAAGATTGTGGCTCTTGAACAGCGGTTGAACTCCTTGTTGTCGATGGGAGAACTCATTCATCACGA AAATGCTGGGAGCCAAAGGTCACAGGTTGAAGTGAACGCTGAGATCTATGGGGAGCTCTCCACTAACCTGTTCAAGTTAGATAAG ATTCAAAGAAACCTCAGGAAGCTCTTGGAGGAGACTTAA
- the LOC124872199 gene encoding GRAM domain-containing protein 2B-like isoform X2 has product MVPMSEQADAPLTPLSAPEQLPCKDSRGKSLTSSEGNNEEERRQRRRGRTPAELQLLLDPEPKPSESRKKPAAISRQKPAEPLSPMLSLSDFETKFDRKKSQSNQLSKTNAQYHKLFKVVSKDELLKQSYTCALQRDMLYQGKMFVSQSWICFHSKVFGKDIKIVIPAMSVKLIKKTKTALLVPNALVIGTTDMDHVFVSFLSRNNTFKFLKSICPHLEVDKISSSPVASSCENSFRASCPASLPLDFSGDFSDLDGVVQQRRQDLMESSSSGSQTPDYDKISDISSLPDTFLNAEKTSEVSVHADIHFQSPSQKHGATLKNAQSKPPHGHTPKDTSSQPKSLHVILFIYLFLVSILVLSSCYMAFKIVALEQRLNSLLSMGELIHHENAGSQRSQVEVNAEIYGELSTNLFKLDKIQRNLRKLLEET; this is encoded by the exons ATGGTCCCGATGAGCGAGCAGGCGGACGCACCTCTGACCCCGCTGTCTGCCCCAGAACAACTTCCCTGCAAAGACTCCCGGGGGAAAAGCTTAAC GTCCTCTGAGGGGAACAATGAAGAGgagaggaggcagaggaggCGTGGAAGAACACCTGCAGAACTCCAGCTCCTGCTGGACCCGGAGCCAAAACCCTCAGAGAGCAGGAAGAAACCAGCCGCCATCAG CAGACAGAAACCCGCAGAGCCGCTGTCACCAATGCTGAGTCTAAGTGACTTTGAAACCAAGTTTGACAGGAAGAAATCCCAGAGCAACCAG ttgtCAAAGACGAACGCGCAGTACCACAAGTTATTCAAGGTAGTCTCCAAAGATGAACTGCTCAAACAGA GTTACACCTGCGCCCTGCAGAGAGACATGTTATATCAGGGCAAAATGTTTGTCTCGCAAAGCTGGATCTGTTTCCACTCCAAAGTCTTTGGCAAAGATATCAAG ATTGTCATCCCAGCGATGTCTGTGAAATTaatcaaaaaaactaaaactgcattATTGGTGCCAAACGCCCTTGTGATTGGAACTACAGACATGGAT CACGTCTTCGTATCATTTCTCTCTCGAAACAACACCTTTAAATTTCTGAAATCCATCTGCCCTCATTTAGAG GTGGATAAGATTAGCAGCAGCCCTGTGGCTTCCTCCTGTGAAAACAGCTTCAGAGCTAGCTGCCCCGCGTCGCTTCCTCTG GACTTCTCTGGAGACTTCTCTGACCTGGATGGAGTTGTGCAGCAGAGACGGCAGGACTTGATGGAGAGCAGCAGCTCAGGGTCTCAGACTCCAGATTATGACAAGATAagcg ACATTAGCAGCCTCCCAGACACTTTTCTAAATGCAGAGAAAACCAGTGAGGTTTCGGTCCACGCAGACATTCACTTCCAGAGTCCAAGCCAAAAGCACGGAGCCACCCTCAAGAATG CCCAAAGCAAGCCACCACATGGACATACACCAAAAGACACATCCTCACAGCCAAAGTCCTTACACGTCATCCTCTTCATCTATCTGTTTTT AGTCAGCATTCTTGTCTTGTCCTCCTGTTACATGGCCTTCAAGATTGTGGCTCTTGAACAGCGGTTGAACTCCTTGTTGTCGATGGGAGAACTCATTCATCACGA AAATGCTGGGAGCCAAAGGTCACAGGTTGAAGTGAACGCTGAGATCTATGGGGAGCTCTCCACTAACCTGTTCAAGTTAGATAAG ATTCAAAGAAACCTCAGGAAGCTCTTGGAGGAGACTTAA
- the LOC124872199 gene encoding GRAM domain-containing protein 2B-like isoform X4: MVPMSEQADAPLTPLSAPEQLPCKDSRGKSLTSSEGNNEEERRQRRRGRTPAELQLLLDPEPKPSESRKKPAAIRQKPAEPLSPMLSLSDFETKFDRKKSQSNQLSKTNAQYHKLFKVVSKDELLKQSYTCALQRDMLYQGKMFVSQSWICFHSKVFGKDIKIVIPAMSVKLIKKTKTALLVPNALVIGTTDMDHVFVSFLSRNNTFKFLKSICPHLEVDKISSSPVASSCENSFRASCPASLPLDFSGDFSDLDGVVQQRRQDLMESSSSGSQTPDYDKISDISSLPDTFLNAEKTSEVSVHADIHFQSPSQKHGATLKNAQSKPPHGHTPKDTSSQPKSLHVILFIYLFLVSILVLSSCYMAFKIVALEQRLNSLLSMGELIHHENAGSQRSQVEVNAEIYGELSTNLFKLDKIQRNLRKLLEET, encoded by the exons ATGGTCCCGATGAGCGAGCAGGCGGACGCACCTCTGACCCCGCTGTCTGCCCCAGAACAACTTCCCTGCAAAGACTCCCGGGGGAAAAGCTTAAC GTCCTCTGAGGGGAACAATGAAGAGgagaggaggcagaggaggCGTGGAAGAACACCTGCAGAACTCCAGCTCCTGCTGGACCCGGAGCCAAAACCCTCAGAGAGCAGGAAGAAACCAGCCGCCATCAG ACAGAAACCCGCAGAGCCGCTGTCACCAATGCTGAGTCTAAGTGACTTTGAAACCAAGTTTGACAGGAAGAAATCCCAGAGCAACCAG ttgtCAAAGACGAACGCGCAGTACCACAAGTTATTCAAGGTAGTCTCCAAAGATGAACTGCTCAAACAGA GTTACACCTGCGCCCTGCAGAGAGACATGTTATATCAGGGCAAAATGTTTGTCTCGCAAAGCTGGATCTGTTTCCACTCCAAAGTCTTTGGCAAAGATATCAAG ATTGTCATCCCAGCGATGTCTGTGAAATTaatcaaaaaaactaaaactgcattATTGGTGCCAAACGCCCTTGTGATTGGAACTACAGACATGGAT CACGTCTTCGTATCATTTCTCTCTCGAAACAACACCTTTAAATTTCTGAAATCCATCTGCCCTCATTTAGAG GTGGATAAGATTAGCAGCAGCCCTGTGGCTTCCTCCTGTGAAAACAGCTTCAGAGCTAGCTGCCCCGCGTCGCTTCCTCTG GACTTCTCTGGAGACTTCTCTGACCTGGATGGAGTTGTGCAGCAGAGACGGCAGGACTTGATGGAGAGCAGCAGCTCAGGGTCTCAGACTCCAGATTATGACAAGATAagcg ACATTAGCAGCCTCCCAGACACTTTTCTAAATGCAGAGAAAACCAGTGAGGTTTCGGTCCACGCAGACATTCACTTCCAGAGTCCAAGCCAAAAGCACGGAGCCACCCTCAAGAATG CCCAAAGCAAGCCACCACATGGACATACACCAAAAGACACATCCTCACAGCCAAAGTCCTTACACGTCATCCTCTTCATCTATCTGTTTTT AGTCAGCATTCTTGTCTTGTCCTCCTGTTACATGGCCTTCAAGATTGTGGCTCTTGAACAGCGGTTGAACTCCTTGTTGTCGATGGGAGAACTCATTCATCACGA AAATGCTGGGAGCCAAAGGTCACAGGTTGAAGTGAACGCTGAGATCTATGGGGAGCTCTCCACTAACCTGTTCAAGTTAGATAAG ATTCAAAGAAACCTCAGGAAGCTCTTGGAGGAGACTTAA